Proteins encoded by one window of Juglans regia cultivar Chandler chromosome 15, Walnut 2.0, whole genome shotgun sequence:
- the LOC108993213 gene encoding protein REVEILLE 7-like isoform X1 translates to MTLQQQDEGKTSDASVTAGNYRSDGSAQTETVVQKEEICSFGDYATPKVRKPYTIVKQREKWTEEEHRKFLEALKLFGRGWRQIEAHVGTKTAVQIRSHAQKFFSKVVRASSGSTENTIEPVEIPPPRPKKKPSHPYPRKSVDSLNGISVTNQLERSPSPNLLVGEKDTKSPTSVLSASGSDSLGSAVSEQLNACSSPNSCTTDMHSSTTSPVEKENVHMTSNSTVQEEKDPFSSTPQCFLSMKLELASKDTLGNMGDEATGAPITSIKLFGRTVVVTDFQRPCSSGSENSESLPSDESPENIDTERLVNYNCESLPCRAPDRRMEHRKENTDSAEANHYASLPWWTRYQGLPFYCSPSYNQTSVQVPTGYCVEEETNERDIGKEKSCTGSNSAIINEVENGEKNLVGVDSEAQETLVERRMISPCNHKKGFVPYKRCRAERDANSSMMVMEEREGQRARVCS, encoded by the exons ATGACTCTTCAG CAGCAGGATGAAGGAAAAACGTCAGATGCCTCTGTAACAGCTGGTAACTACCGCTCTGATGGCTCTGCACAGACTGAAACAGTGGTCCAGAAGGAGGAGATATGTTCATTTGGGGATTACGCTACACCTAag GTAAGGAAACCCTACACCATCgttaaacaaagagaaaaatggaCAGAAGAAGAGCATCGGAAGTTTCTTGAAGCCTTGAAGCTGTTTGGTCGTGGTTGGCGTCAAATCGAAG CACATGTAGGCACCAAAACTGCAGTTCAGATCCGAAGTCATGCTCAAAAATTTTTCTCTAAG GTGGTACGGGCATCCAGTGGTAGCACTGAAAACACCATAGAACCAGTTGAGATACCACCTCCACGGCCAAAGAAGAAACCCTCACATCCTTATCCACGTAAATCAGTTGATTCCCTTAATGGGATATCAGTTACAAATCAATTAGAAAGGTCTCCATCTCCAAATTTATTGGTGGGGGAGAAAGACACCAAATCTCCCACTTCAGTTCTCTCTGCATCTGGGTCAGATTCATTGGGGTCTGCAGTTTCAGAGCAGCTCAATGCTTGTTCTTCCCCTAATTCCTGCACAACTGACATGCACTCAAGTACCACCTCACCTGTTGAGAAGGAGAATGTACACATGACATCCAATTCCACTgtccaagaagaaaaagatcCTTTTTCATCAACGCCTCAGTGCTTTTTGTCCATG AAATTGGAGTTAGCTTCCAAGGATACTCTAGGCAACATGGGAGATGAAGCCACAGGAGCACCCATTACAAGCATCAAACTTTTTGGAAGGACGGTTGTGGTAACAGATTTCCAAAGACCATGTTCTTCAGGGTCAGAGAATAGTGAGTCATTGCCATCTGATGAGAGTCCAGAGAACATTGATACTGAGAGGCTTGttaattataattgtgaatcATTGCCATGTCGAGCCCCAGATAGACGCATGGAACATCGAAAAGAGAACACCGACTCTGCAGAAGCCAACCATTATGCTTCTCTGCCATGGTGGACTCGGTACCAAGGTCTGCCATTTTATTGCTCTCCCTCATATAACCAAACCTCAGTTCAAGTACCTACAGGTTACTGTGTTGAAGAAGAAACGAACGAGAGGGATATTGGGAAGGAAAAATCTTGTACTGGCTCGAACTCTGCAATAATTAATGAAGtggaaaatggagagaagaatTTAGTTGGTGTTGATTCTGAGGCTCAAGAAACTCTTGTTGAGAGAAGGATGATTAGCCCCTGCAACCATAAGAAGGGATTTGTTCCCTACAAAAGATGTCGAGCAGAGAGAGATGCGAACTCATCAATGATGGTTATGGAGGAGAGGGAGGGACAAAGAGCTCGAGTTTGCTCGTAG
- the LOC108993213 gene encoding protein REVEILLE 7-like isoform X2, whose product MTLQQDEGKTSDASVTAGNYRSDGSAQTETVVQKEEICSFGDYATPKVRKPYTIVKQREKWTEEEHRKFLEALKLFGRGWRQIEAHVGTKTAVQIRSHAQKFFSKVVRASSGSTENTIEPVEIPPPRPKKKPSHPYPRKSVDSLNGISVTNQLERSPSPNLLVGEKDTKSPTSVLSASGSDSLGSAVSEQLNACSSPNSCTTDMHSSTTSPVEKENVHMTSNSTVQEEKDPFSSTPQCFLSMKLELASKDTLGNMGDEATGAPITSIKLFGRTVVVTDFQRPCSSGSENSESLPSDESPENIDTERLVNYNCESLPCRAPDRRMEHRKENTDSAEANHYASLPWWTRYQGLPFYCSPSYNQTSVQVPTGYCVEEETNERDIGKEKSCTGSNSAIINEVENGEKNLVGVDSEAQETLVERRMISPCNHKKGFVPYKRCRAERDANSSMMVMEEREGQRARVCS is encoded by the exons ATGACTCTTCAG CAGGATGAAGGAAAAACGTCAGATGCCTCTGTAACAGCTGGTAACTACCGCTCTGATGGCTCTGCACAGACTGAAACAGTGGTCCAGAAGGAGGAGATATGTTCATTTGGGGATTACGCTACACCTAag GTAAGGAAACCCTACACCATCgttaaacaaagagaaaaatggaCAGAAGAAGAGCATCGGAAGTTTCTTGAAGCCTTGAAGCTGTTTGGTCGTGGTTGGCGTCAAATCGAAG CACATGTAGGCACCAAAACTGCAGTTCAGATCCGAAGTCATGCTCAAAAATTTTTCTCTAAG GTGGTACGGGCATCCAGTGGTAGCACTGAAAACACCATAGAACCAGTTGAGATACCACCTCCACGGCCAAAGAAGAAACCCTCACATCCTTATCCACGTAAATCAGTTGATTCCCTTAATGGGATATCAGTTACAAATCAATTAGAAAGGTCTCCATCTCCAAATTTATTGGTGGGGGAGAAAGACACCAAATCTCCCACTTCAGTTCTCTCTGCATCTGGGTCAGATTCATTGGGGTCTGCAGTTTCAGAGCAGCTCAATGCTTGTTCTTCCCCTAATTCCTGCACAACTGACATGCACTCAAGTACCACCTCACCTGTTGAGAAGGAGAATGTACACATGACATCCAATTCCACTgtccaagaagaaaaagatcCTTTTTCATCAACGCCTCAGTGCTTTTTGTCCATG AAATTGGAGTTAGCTTCCAAGGATACTCTAGGCAACATGGGAGATGAAGCCACAGGAGCACCCATTACAAGCATCAAACTTTTTGGAAGGACGGTTGTGGTAACAGATTTCCAAAGACCATGTTCTTCAGGGTCAGAGAATAGTGAGTCATTGCCATCTGATGAGAGTCCAGAGAACATTGATACTGAGAGGCTTGttaattataattgtgaatcATTGCCATGTCGAGCCCCAGATAGACGCATGGAACATCGAAAAGAGAACACCGACTCTGCAGAAGCCAACCATTATGCTTCTCTGCCATGGTGGACTCGGTACCAAGGTCTGCCATTTTATTGCTCTCCCTCATATAACCAAACCTCAGTTCAAGTACCTACAGGTTACTGTGTTGAAGAAGAAACGAACGAGAGGGATATTGGGAAGGAAAAATCTTGTACTGGCTCGAACTCTGCAATAATTAATGAAGtggaaaatggagagaagaatTTAGTTGGTGTTGATTCTGAGGCTCAAGAAACTCTTGTTGAGAGAAGGATGATTAGCCCCTGCAACCATAAGAAGGGATTTGTTCCCTACAAAAGATGTCGAGCAGAGAGAGATGCGAACTCATCAATGATGGTTATGGAGGAGAGGGAGGGACAAAGAGCTCGAGTTTGCTCGTAG